One Mercenaria mercenaria strain notata chromosome 12, MADL_Memer_1, whole genome shotgun sequence DNA segment encodes these proteins:
- the LOC123533271 gene encoding uncharacterized protein LOC123533271: protein MRFKQAHPVKRVLKNGRYSPTALYNAYKFVKENGTPIKTAARQYGVPHSTLRDRVKGRIDPEALKPGPAPLFSQEQEAKFVDHIKTMAQLGYGFTISEVVDKASNYAVYLGKRPKDKPLSIKWFKGFRDRWPEIRVIKPRALSNYRAASTSQAAVSDYFKNLQAVLEASNLMDRPECIYNIDEKGVQTEHVPPYIVSGHSRVPSITSSRSSVTTIIGCGNAIGTQIPPYFVFKGQRMSDDLLAGTTPGSDGTMSPSGWSNSTVFLKYLQSHFIKYIQRADQHQPILIILDGHKSHINLPVLEWAKRNNVIIFVLPAHTSHVLQPLDVGCFGPLQRIYNASCHRFLRQNPASKITRYNVSSLASTSYVAAMSNSNLRSAFQKTGIFPFNSNAVSPDQFIPSEPYCDTSNENKSILQDENLPEPDTDAFFHSERSVIDKKKDYNQSAKKSTLSNLVSGKVITNPLVEAELVKNINNKLPETSMSSKRTKSSQPVKSVKKSLPNNKLV from the exons ATGCGTTTTAAACAG gcTCATCCTGTAAAGAGAGTCTTGAAGAATGGTAGATATTCACCTACAGCCCTGTACAACGCATATAAGTTTGTGAAGGAGAACGGCACGCCCATAAAAACTGCTGCTAGGCAGTATGGAGTTCCACATTCTACCTTGCGTGATCGGGTTAAAGGACGCATTGACCCTGAAGCATTAAAACCTGGTCCTGCTCCACTCTTCAGTCAGGAACAAGAGGCCAAATTTGTCGACCACATCAAAACCATGGCTCAGCTAGGTTATGGCTTTACAATTAGTGAAGTGGTAGATAAGGCCAGCAACTATGCAGTGTATCTGGGTAAGAGGCCTAAGGACAAGCCTCTTAGCATAAAGTGGTTCAAAGGATTCAGGGATAGGTGGCCAGAAATACGTGTTATCAAACCGAGAGCCCTTTCTAACTACAGGGCTGCATCTACAAGCCAAGCAGCAGTCAGtgattatttcaaaaatttgcaaGCCGTTCTTGAAGCCAGTAATTTGATGGACAGGCCAGAATGCATTTATAACATTGACGAAAAAGGTGTTCAAACTGAGCATGTTCCTCCTTATATTGTCAGTGGCCATTCTAGAGTACCTTCCATCACATCATCAAGATCATCTGTAACTACAATAATAGGATGTGGAAATGCCATTGGGACACAGATTCCaccttattttgttttcaaaggaCAACGTATGAGTGACGACCTCTTAGCTGGAACAACTCCAGGTTCTGATGGAACCATGTCACCTTCTGGATGGTCCAATTCTACTGTTTTTCTTAAATACTTGCAGTCACACTTCATAAAGTACATCCAGCGTGCAGACCAGCACCAACCAATACTAATCATTTTGGATGGACACAAATCTCACATAAACCTACCAGTGCTAGAATGGGCCAAGAGaaataatgtaattatttttgttttacctGCTCACACAAGCCATGTTCTGCAGCCACTGGACGTTGGCTGCTTCGGTCCATTACAAAGGATTTATAATGCCAGCTGTCATCGGTTTCTTAGACAAAATCCAGCATCTAAAATCACAAGGTACAATGTGTCTTCTCTTGCCTCTACTTCATATGTAGCTGCCATGTCGAATTCAAACCTGAGATCTGCATTCCAGAAGACTGGAATATTCCCATTTAATAGTAATGCAGTAAGTCCAGATCAGTTCATACCATCTGAACCATACTGTGACACATCAAATGAGAATAAATCAATCTTACAAGATGAAAACCTACCTGAACCAGACACTGATGCTTTCTTTCATTCTGAAAGAAGTGTAATCGATAAGAAAAAAGATTACAACCAATCTGCAAAGAAGAGCACCCTTAGCAATCTTGTATCTGGCAAAGTTATTACCAACCCTCTTGTTGAAGCAGAACTTGTTAAAAACATCAACAATAAATTACCAGAAACCAGTATGTCTTCAAAAAGGACAAAATCTAGTCAACCTGTTAAATCAGTAAAGAAATCTCTACCAAATAACAAGTTAGTATAA